A single window of Marinobacter sp. LA51 DNA harbors:
- a CDS encoding phosphomannomutase/phosphoglucomutase, with amino-acid sequence MKLGKKKTDDASGDEKPAKKAAKNDKKTAAGLKLKKLNSVATSQALVVVLAGVVAAVLVHFLVVQPAAIERFEAEKAVEAESAALRVNQYLNLMQASVNGLAARPDVIGAVSEPSSIVATEQSLASALPGIQGVHLFPYKQIPRTANERGALGFAGIELLRRAENSQPLHPDAFPRDNRWLVQMATPVRNPVSNAVIGSLLVIFDAARLQPLLQVVNDDLGGKLELTQTVAGTTRAIVSQGSGSGAAETRSLANPDWSVAYTPAKAPTAPVDIVMIAILVGAPILLAAILVWVLLSRAQQSIRQDVTALIQWAHKVFGGDRVKLPPLQWDMVASTGEVLARLSQVVEKRVSKALEMARPKKPAGTKQPAAAGDDEPLFQDKDMPDIDMLDGDEDVLGFGGDDLLGGDHLEVEETPEPAVELSPDIFRAYDIRGIVGETLSADAVQLIGQAIGSEAVERGIGALCIGYDGRHSSPELANALARGVMATGCDVIHVGAVPTPVLYFATQELQTGSGVMVTGSHNPANYNGLKIMLGGETLSGDAIQKLYQRTQAADFASGQGGQSSEDVRRAYLDRIVGDIAVAAPLKVVLDAGNGIAGELAPMLVEELGCEVVPLYCEVDGDFPNHHPDPGKPENLVDLIARVKEEKADIGLAFDGDGDRLGVVTNTGKIIWPDRLLMLFARDVVSRNPGADVLYDVKCSRRVAGVISEAGGRPIMWKTGHSLMKAKMKETGAQLAGEMSGHIFFGERWYGFDDGLYAAARLLEILGIEDRHSDEVFADFPEDVSTPELNVEVTESSKFGIMERLGQDGQFGDGNISTIDGIRVDYADGWGLCRASNTTPVLVLRFEAETDEGLERIKGIFREQLQKAAPDIAADF; translated from the coding sequence ATGAAGCTGGGTAAGAAAAAAACCGACGACGCTTCCGGTGATGAAAAACCTGCCAAGAAGGCGGCCAAGAATGACAAGAAGACAGCCGCGGGATTAAAGCTCAAGAAGCTGAATTCGGTGGCCACCAGTCAGGCGCTTGTGGTGGTGCTGGCCGGGGTTGTCGCGGCAGTCCTGGTGCATTTTCTGGTAGTGCAGCCAGCCGCGATCGAACGGTTCGAAGCGGAAAAGGCTGTTGAGGCCGAGTCGGCGGCACTGCGGGTGAACCAGTATCTGAACTTGATGCAGGCCAGTGTGAACGGTCTGGCCGCCCGCCCGGATGTTATTGGGGCGGTATCTGAACCCAGCAGTATCGTAGCCACCGAGCAGAGTTTGGCCAGCGCACTGCCAGGTATTCAGGGGGTGCATCTGTTCCCGTACAAGCAGATTCCCCGCACCGCCAATGAACGGGGCGCACTCGGGTTTGCTGGTATTGAACTGCTGCGGCGGGCGGAAAATAGCCAGCCACTGCACCCGGACGCGTTTCCCCGGGATAACCGCTGGCTGGTCCAGATGGCAACGCCGGTACGTAATCCGGTTAGCAATGCCGTGATTGGCAGCCTGCTGGTGATTTTTGACGCTGCTCGCTTGCAGCCGCTGTTGCAGGTGGTTAACGACGATCTGGGTGGCAAGCTGGAGCTGACCCAAACTGTGGCCGGTACTACGCGCGCGATTGTCAGCCAGGGCAGTGGCTCTGGTGCGGCAGAAACCCGGTCACTGGCGAACCCCGACTGGTCTGTTGCCTATACCCCCGCCAAGGCGCCAACTGCTCCGGTGGACATCGTAATGATCGCCATCCTGGTCGGCGCGCCGATCCTGCTGGCAGCGATTCTGGTATGGGTTCTGCTCAGTCGTGCGCAGCAGAGTATCCGTCAGGACGTGACCGCACTGATTCAGTGGGCGCATAAAGTATTTGGGGGCGACCGGGTCAAGCTGCCACCGCTCCAGTGGGACATGGTGGCGTCCACCGGCGAGGTTTTGGCCCGGCTATCCCAGGTAGTGGAGAAGCGCGTGTCCAAGGCCCTGGAAATGGCGCGACCGAAAAAACCGGCGGGCACCAAGCAGCCGGCAGCGGCCGGCGACGACGAACCCCTGTTCCAGGATAAGGACATGCCCGACATCGACATGCTCGACGGTGACGAGGATGTCCTGGGCTTTGGTGGCGATGATCTGCTGGGCGGTGATCACCTGGAAGTGGAAGAAACGCCGGAACCAGCTGTGGAGTTATCCCCTGACATCTTTCGGGCCTACGATATTCGCGGCATCGTTGGCGAGACACTGTCCGCTGATGCGGTCCAGCTGATTGGTCAGGCGATTGGTTCGGAAGCCGTGGAGCGGGGCATTGGCGCCCTGTGTATTGGTTACGACGGCCGTCATTCCAGCCCCGAACTGGCTAATGCCCTGGCCCGTGGCGTTATGGCCACTGGGTGCGATGTGATTCATGTTGGCGCAGTGCCTACACCGGTGCTTTATTTTGCCACTCAGGAGCTTCAGACCGGTTCCGGCGTGATGGTGACCGGCAGCCACAATCCGGCCAATTACAATGGCCTGAAGATCATGCTGGGCGGCGAAACCTTGTCCGGGGATGCCATCCAGAAACTGTACCAGCGCACTCAGGCTGCCGATTTTGCCAGTGGCCAGGGCGGTCAGTCGTCGGAAGATGTCCGGCGGGCCTATCTGGATCGCATTGTCGGCGATATCGCCGTGGCCGCGCCGTTGAAGGTGGTGTTGGATGCCGGCAATGGCATTGCCGGCGAGCTGGCACCGATGCTGGTCGAAGAGCTGGGCTGTGAAGTGGTGCCGCTGTACTGCGAAGTGGATGGCGATTTCCCCAACCATCACCCGGATCCAGGCAAGCCGGAAAACTTGGTCGATTTGATTGCACGGGTGAAGGAAGAGAAGGCCGATATTGGTCTGGCGTTCGATGGCGACGGTGATCGCCTGGGTGTGGTGACCAACACCGGCAAGATCATCTGGCCGGACCGGTTGCTGATGTTGTTTGCCCGCGATGTGGTCTCACGCAACCCGGGCGCCGACGTGCTCTACGACGTCAAATGCAGCCGTCGCGTGGCCGGAGTCATTTCAGAAGCCGGCGGACGTCCGATCATGTGGAAAACCGGCCACTCGCTGATGAAGGCCAAGATGAAAGAGACCGGCGCCCAGTTGGCTGGTGAAATGAGCGGGCATATTTTCTTTGGCGAACGCTGGTACGGCTTTGACGATGGCCTGTATGCGGCCGCCCGCCTGCTGGAAATCCTCGGCATTGAAGACCGTCACAGCGACGAGGTGTTCGCGGACTTCCCTGAAGACGTCAGCACGCCGGAGCTTAATGTCGAAGTGACCGAGAGCAGTAAATTCGGGATCATGGAGCGGCTGGGCCAGGACGGACAATTTGGTGACGGTAATATCAGCACTATCGACGGCATCCGCGTGGATTACGCCGACGGCTGGGGACTGTGCCGGGCGTCCAACACCACGCCGGTTCTGGTGCTGCGCTTCGAGGCAGAAACCGATGAGGGCCTGGAGCGGATCAAGGGTATTTTCCGGGAGCAGTTGCAGAAAGCAGCTCCGGATATCGCAGCGGACTTCTGA
- the dut gene encoding dUTP diphosphatase: MTTKKLQVRILDERIGQQIAFPEYATDGSAGLDLRACLDQPLTLEPGQTQLIKTGLSIHIGDPALAAMILPRSGLGHKHGIVLGNLVGLIDSDYQGELMVSCWNRGQTTFTIEVGERIAQLVLVPVVQADFEVVSEFDASDRGEGGFGSTGTH; this comes from the coding sequence ATGACCACCAAAAAACTTCAGGTGCGGATACTGGATGAACGTATTGGCCAGCAGATTGCGTTCCCGGAATACGCCACCGATGGCTCTGCCGGTCTGGACCTCCGGGCCTGCCTCGACCAGCCTCTGACCCTTGAACCGGGTCAGACCCAGCTGATCAAAACCGGCTTGTCGATTCATATCGGGGATCCGGCCCTGGCGGCGATGATCCTTCCGCGTAGCGGACTCGGTCATAAGCACGGCATCGTACTGGGTAACCTGGTCGGGCTGATCGATTCCGACTATCAGGGTGAGCTCATGGTGTCCTGCTGGAACCGTGGCCAGACCACGTTCACCATCGAGGTGGGAGAGCGCATTGCCCAGCTGGTTCTGGTGCCGGTGGTGCAGGCGGATTTCGAAGTGGTGTCAGAATTCGATGCCAGTGACCGCGGTGAGGGCGGCTTTGGGTCGACCGGTACCCACTGA
- the coaBC gene encoding bifunctional phosphopantothenoylcysteine decarboxylase/phosphopantothenate--cysteine ligase CoaBC has protein sequence MAAKRILLGITGGIAAYKSAELVRLLKKAGHSVRVVMTRGAEAFVTPLTFQALSGEPVRTSLLDPEAEAGMGHIELAKWADQVVIAPASADFIARLANGMADDLLTTLCCATEAPIAVAPAMNQAMWGNRRTQRNLRLLQDDPQITLWGPDQGEQACGDTGPGRMLEPLVLAGLVAGQPSTGALTGKRVVITAGPTREPIDPVRYISNHSSGKMGYALAAAARDAGAEVVLISGPVAIPAPSGVEVRNVTTAADMLQASSDAVDAGCDLFIASAAVADYRPQSCEPDKIKKSSEQMALSLVRNPDTLATIAARADAPFTVGFAAETTDVARYAIDKMQRKKLRMIVANDVSVPGLGFNSDNNAVTVFWPEGQASIGPDSKQRIADRLMALVGEHLHQAAG, from the coding sequence ATGGCCGCCAAACGAATTCTGCTGGGCATTACCGGCGGTATTGCTGCCTATAAGAGCGCAGAGCTTGTTCGTCTGCTGAAAAAGGCTGGCCACAGCGTGAGGGTAGTCATGACCCGCGGTGCCGAGGCCTTTGTCACTCCGCTGACCTTCCAGGCCCTCAGTGGCGAGCCGGTTCGGACCTCGTTGCTGGACCCGGAGGCCGAAGCCGGCATGGGGCACATCGAATTGGCGAAATGGGCGGATCAGGTGGTTATCGCACCGGCCTCGGCGGATTTTATCGCTCGCCTGGCCAATGGCATGGCCGATGATCTGCTGACTACCCTGTGCTGTGCCACCGAAGCGCCGATTGCTGTTGCGCCGGCGATGAATCAGGCGATGTGGGGCAATCGCCGCACCCAGCGCAATCTCCGGTTATTGCAGGACGATCCGCAGATTACGCTGTGGGGGCCGGACCAGGGTGAGCAGGCCTGTGGCGATACCGGTCCGGGGCGGATGCTGGAGCCGCTGGTGCTGGCCGGATTGGTCGCCGGCCAGCCGTCTACCGGTGCCCTGACGGGCAAACGAGTGGTGATTACCGCCGGGCCGACTCGAGAGCCGATTGACCCGGTGCGCTACATCAGCAACCACAGTTCCGGAAAGATGGGCTACGCCTTGGCCGCGGCCGCCCGGGATGCTGGTGCAGAGGTGGTGCTTATCAGCGGTCCGGTTGCCATACCGGCGCCGTCCGGTGTCGAGGTGCGCAATGTGACGACCGCTGCGGACATGCTTCAGGCGTCGTCAGACGCGGTCGATGCCGGCTGCGACCTGTTTATCGCCAGTGCGGCGGTCGCCGATTACCGGCCACAGAGCTGCGAGCCCGACAAGATCAAGAAATCCAGCGAGCAGATGGCGCTGTCGCTGGTGCGTAATCCGGACACCCTGGCCACCATTGCCGCCAGGGCCGATGCGCCCTTTACCGTGGGCTTTGCCGCCGAAACCACCGACGTGGCCCGGTACGCCATCGACAAGATGCAGCGTAAGAAGCTCCGGATGATTGTCGCCAACGACGTCTCGGTGCCGGGGCTCGGCTTCAACAGTGACAACAACGCGGTGACGGTGTTCTGGCCGGAGGGGCAGGCGTCGATCGGGCCGGACAGCAAGCAACGAATTGCCGATCGCCTGATGGCATTGGTCGGCGAACATCTTCACCAGGCGGCGGGCTGA
- the radC gene encoding RadC family protein, whose translation MNTSSWRPDERPRERLLAHGADSLSDAELLAIFLRTGTTGIPVMTMARTLINRFGSLRGLMTASRSQFCDTKGLGTAKYAQVQAAMEMARRVMDEPLRQGDPLRSPDDTRRFLTSRLGTYPHEVFAGLFLDNRHRVIQYRELFRGTIDGAAVYPREVVRQALEDNAAAVIFAHNHPSGVAEPSEADVALTRRLKEALTLVDIRVLDHMVVGHGEVVSLAERGLM comes from the coding sequence ATGAACACCTCCTCCTGGCGCCCGGACGAGCGCCCCCGGGAACGGCTGCTCGCCCATGGCGCCGACAGCCTGTCGGACGCCGAACTACTGGCCATCTTCCTGCGCACCGGCACCACCGGCATACCGGTGATGACTATGGCACGCACTCTGATCAACCGATTTGGCAGCCTGCGCGGCCTGATGACCGCCTCCCGCAGCCAATTCTGTGACACCAAGGGACTGGGTACCGCCAAATACGCCCAGGTCCAGGCCGCCATGGAGATGGCCCGGCGGGTGATGGATGAACCACTACGCCAGGGCGACCCGTTGCGCTCGCCGGACGACACCCGGCGATTCCTGACCAGCCGGCTCGGCACCTACCCCCACGAAGTCTTCGCCGGCCTGTTTCTCGACAACCGGCATCGGGTTATCCAATACCGGGAGCTGTTCCGTGGCACCATTGACGGCGCCGCAGTGTACCCCCGCGAGGTGGTGCGCCAGGCCCTGGAGGACAATGCCGCCGCTGTTATCTTTGCCCACAACCACCCGTCCGGGGTGGCCGAACCGAGCGAGGCGGACGTGGCCCTGACCCGGCGCTTGAAAGAGGCACTGACTCTGGTCGATATCAGGGTTCTTGACCATATGGTTGTCGGCCACGGTGAGGTAGTATCACTGGCTGAACGGGGGCTGATGTAA
- the rpmB gene encoding 50S ribosomal protein L28, producing MSRVCQVTGKRPLSGNNVSHAMNHTRRRFLPNLQNHRFWVESEKRFVKLRVSTKGMRIIDKKGIDAVLADLRARGEKF from the coding sequence ATGTCCAGAGTTTGTCAGGTTACCGGTAAGCGTCCGCTATCAGGTAACAATGTTTCCCACGCGATGAACCACACTCGTCGTCGTTTTCTGCCGAATCTGCAGAACCACCGTTTCTGGGTTGAGTCCGAGAAGCGTTTCGTGAAGCTGCGCGTATCCACCAAGGGCATGCGCATCATCGACAAAAAAGGCATTGACGCTGTGCTGGCAGACCTTCGTGCCCGCGGCGAGAAATTTTAA
- the rpmG gene encoding 50S ribosomal protein L33: protein MREKIKLVSSAGTGHFYTTKKNKRNTPEKIEIKKYDPVVRKHVAYKEAKIK from the coding sequence ATGCGCGAGAAAATCAAGCTGGTATCATCAGCAGGCACTGGTCACTTCTACACGACCAAAAAGAACAAGCGTAACACTCCGGAAAAGATCGAGATCAAAAAGTATGATCCGGTTGTCCGCAAGCACGTTGCGTACAAGGAAGCCAAGATCAAGTAA
- a CDS encoding endonuclease/exonuclease/phosphatase family protein — MYKRIRKQFSGTAKAVDTSRSTCSGFEHVPEFEPHRHIRLLTFNIQVGINTSSYRHYLTRSWQHILPHRNRIQTLDRIAHLIGNYDVVALQECDGGSLRSGYINQVQYLAEAAGIPYWYQQLNRNLGQIAQHSNGLLSRFRPLDVTEHKLPGLIPGRGAIIARYGSEDDPLVLVLMHLSLSKAAQQRQLGYIRELIADYQHVVLMGDMNNHAEELLTQTPLKETDLIPLPESAHSFPSWRPEKALDHILVSPSLEIRRSEVVSYPVSDHLPIAMDVALPKGYLETF; from the coding sequence ATGTACAAGCGAATCCGTAAGCAGTTCAGCGGGACGGCGAAAGCGGTTGATACGTCTCGCAGTACTTGCTCGGGCTTTGAGCATGTTCCGGAGTTTGAGCCCCACCGACACATCCGGTTGCTGACCTTCAATATCCAGGTTGGCATCAATACCTCATCCTATCGGCACTATCTGACCCGCAGCTGGCAGCACATCCTGCCTCACCGCAACCGGATTCAGACCCTGGACCGCATTGCCCATCTGATTGGTAACTACGACGTGGTCGCGTTGCAGGAGTGCGACGGCGGCAGCCTGCGCAGTGGTTACATCAATCAGGTTCAGTATCTGGCCGAAGCGGCGGGTATTCCCTACTGGTACCAGCAGCTGAATCGCAATCTCGGGCAGATCGCCCAGCACAGCAACGGTTTGCTGAGTCGTTTCCGGCCGCTGGATGTCACCGAGCACAAATTGCCCGGATTGATTCCGGGGCGAGGCGCCATTATTGCCCGCTATGGCTCTGAGGATGATCCGCTGGTGTTGGTGCTGATGCACCTGTCGCTGAGTAAGGCGGCGCAGCAGCGCCAGCTCGGCTACATTCGCGAGCTGATCGCCGACTACCAGCATGTGGTGCTGATGGGGGATATGAATAATCACGCCGAAGAGTTGCTGACCCAGACCCCGTTAAAGGAAACCGATCTGATCCCGCTTCCGGAGTCGGCGCACAGTTTCCCAAGTTGGCGGCCGGAAAAGGCGTTGGATCATATTCTGGTGAGTCCGTCGCTGGAAATCCGCCGGTCAGAAGTGGTGAGTTACCCGGTTTCGGACCACCTGCCTATCGCTATGGATGTGGCGCTGCCGAAAGGGTATTTGGAGACTTTCTAG
- a CDS encoding thiol:disulfide interchange protein DsbA/DsbL, giving the protein MIRTLGAAAFLAAMFAFGAPASAETWEEGTHYQKLDTPVRTDDNGKIEVAEVFWYGCPHCYNFKPVVEAWEEDMADDVEFVMLPAALGRSWEPHARAYYALDAMGELHKVHDALFDALAGERRQLNTPEALADFVAGHGVDGEAFLKNYQSFGVNARMQQAQAKIRGARITGVPTMLVNGKYKVSASMAGSHEAALDVVDYLVAKEREAK; this is encoded by the coding sequence ATGATCAGAACACTTGGAGCAGCAGCTTTCCTGGCTGCGATGTTTGCCTTTGGTGCCCCGGCCAGTGCCGAAACCTGGGAAGAGGGAACTCACTATCAGAAACTGGATACGCCGGTTCGCACCGACGACAACGGCAAGATCGAAGTGGCTGAGGTGTTTTGGTATGGCTGCCCGCACTGCTACAACTTCAAGCCGGTGGTTGAGGCCTGGGAAGAAGACATGGCCGACGATGTCGAGTTCGTGATGTTGCCGGCCGCCCTTGGCCGTTCCTGGGAGCCCCATGCCCGCGCTTACTACGCGCTTGATGCCATGGGTGAGCTGCACAAGGTGCATGACGCACTGTTTGATGCCCTGGCCGGCGAGCGCCGTCAGCTGAACACTCCGGAGGCACTGGCGGACTTCGTGGCCGGCCATGGTGTCGATGGTGAGGCGTTCCTGAAGAACTACCAGAGCTTTGGTGTGAACGCCCGGATGCAGCAAGCCCAGGCGAAAATTCGTGGGGCGCGCATCACCGGTGTTCCAACTATGCTGGTAAATGGCAAATACAAAGTGAGCGCTTCCATGGCCGGCAGTCACGAGGCAGCCCTGGACGTTGTCGATTACCTGGTCGCCAAGGAGCGTGAAGCGAAGTAA
- a CDS encoding c-type cytochrome, whose product MKKLIAGVVLGVSLTAMAHGAGDPQAGEQNAAVCAGCHGQAGQKPIMGSYPKLSGLGEKYLYNQLVAIQSGDRAIAEMTGLLNGKSEQELQDLAAYFDDQDMPLSQANPDLIEQGAALYRGGNMASGVPACAGCHSPQGKGNEPGGYPRLSGQNAEYISKQLKAYRGGERATGSNAAIMMDVAAKLTDAEIEAVANYVSGLH is encoded by the coding sequence ATGAAAAAACTGATCGCAGGAGTTGTTCTCGGTGTAAGCCTCACAGCGATGGCGCACGGGGCAGGAGATCCTCAAGCAGGCGAACAGAACGCAGCGGTATGTGCCGGATGTCATGGCCAGGCCGGCCAGAAGCCGATCATGGGTAGCTATCCCAAGCTGTCTGGGTTGGGTGAAAAGTACCTGTACAATCAACTGGTGGCAATCCAGTCCGGCGATCGTGCGATTGCCGAAATGACGGGTCTTCTGAACGGTAAATCCGAGCAAGAGCTGCAGGATCTGGCCGCTTACTTCGACGACCAGGACATGCCCCTGAGTCAGGCCAACCCGGATCTGATTGAGCAGGGCGCGGCCCTCTACCGGGGTGGCAACATGGCCTCCGGTGTGCCAGCCTGTGCCGGTTGTCACAGCCCGCAGGGCAAGGGCAACGAGCCGGGTGGCTACCCCCGCCTGAGTGGCCAGAACGCCGAGTACATCAGTAAGCAGCTGAAGGCTTACCGTGGCGGCGAGCGGGCCACTGGCTCCAACGCGGCCATCATGATGGACGTGGCGGCCAAGCTGACCGACGCCGAGATCGAGGCGGTTGCCAACTACGTGTCTGGCCTGCACTGA
- the yihA gene encoding ribosome biogenesis GTP-binding protein YihA/YsxC, translating into MDPDLTPNSVSFNSARFLISASRLDECPPDFGAEVAFAGRSNAGKSSALNAITAHGKLARTSKTPGRTRLINFFTLNREGCRLVDLPGYGYAKVSRDLKDDWQKHLGHYLNDRRCLRGLVLVMDIRHPLTEFDQMMVEWCEHNNLPLMILATKADKLKFGQAKTAMMGIAKDLKPFSCVHHLIMFSATSKRGVDECREALTNWLEAPADD; encoded by the coding sequence GTGGACCCTGATCTGACCCCGAACTCCGTCTCTTTCAACAGTGCCCGCTTCTTGATCAGCGCCTCCCGACTGGACGAATGCCCACCGGATTTTGGTGCCGAAGTGGCCTTCGCCGGCCGCTCCAACGCCGGCAAGTCCAGCGCACTCAATGCGATCACCGCCCATGGCAAGCTGGCCCGGACCAGTAAAACACCGGGCCGCACCCGGTTGATCAACTTCTTCACCCTGAACCGCGAGGGCTGCCGCCTGGTGGACCTGCCAGGCTATGGCTATGCCAAAGTGTCCCGGGATCTGAAAGACGACTGGCAAAAACACCTGGGCCACTACCTGAACGACCGGCGCTGCCTACGCGGTCTGGTGCTGGTGATGGATATCCGCCACCCGCTCACTGAATTCGACCAAATGATGGTGGAATGGTGTGAACATAACAACCTTCCGCTGATGATTCTGGCCACCAAGGCCGACAAACTGAAATTCGGCCAGGCCAAAACTGCCATGATGGGCATCGCCAAAGACCTGAAACCGTTCAGTTGCGTGCATCATCTGATCATGTTTTCAGCGACATCGAAACGGGGTGTGGATGAGTGCCGGGAGGCGCTGACGAACTGGCTGGAGGCACCGGCCGACGACTGA
- a CDS encoding substrate-binding domain-containing protein — MGKNKRPTLQDIADRVGTTKMTVSRCLRGGDNVSEKMRELIFAEAEALGYIPNRAPDLLSKSKSHAVGVLLPSLTNQVFADVIKGIESVTEQAGYHLMLAHYGYSPEIEERSLASLLSYNVDGVILSESQHTDRTFRMLETAGVPTVEIMDTHTRPFEQAVGFDNVQAAYDMVREMIRRGRTAIVYLAVRLDARTLQRQEGYVRAMTEAGLTPVTLRSEQRSSFSVGATLLKRILADNPNTDAIFCTNDDVAIGAYFECQRQGIAVPQGIAIAGFHGHDVGQVMVPRLASVITPREAVGQRAARELLARLSGQPQGETCIDLGYRIECGGTL, encoded by the coding sequence ATGGGTAAGAACAAGCGTCCGACGTTGCAGGACATTGCCGACCGGGTTGGCACCACCAAGATGACGGTCAGTCGCTGCCTGCGCGGTGGCGATAACGTGTCCGAGAAGATGCGGGAACTCATCTTTGCCGAAGCCGAGGCCCTCGGTTACATTCCGAACCGGGCACCGGACCTGTTGTCCAAATCCAAGAGTCACGCCGTCGGGGTGCTGCTGCCTTCGCTGACTAACCAGGTGTTCGCTGACGTCATCAAGGGGATTGAGTCGGTCACCGAACAGGCCGGGTACCATCTGATGCTGGCCCACTACGGCTATAGTCCGGAGATTGAGGAGCGTAGCCTGGCGTCGCTGCTGTCCTACAACGTTGACGGTGTGATCCTGTCCGAGAGCCAGCACACCGATCGAACCTTCCGGATGCTGGAAACCGCCGGCGTGCCCACGGTCGAGATCATGGATACCCACACCCGGCCGTTTGAGCAGGCTGTCGGCTTTGACAACGTTCAGGCCGCCTACGATATGGTGCGGGAAATGATTCGCCGGGGCCGCACCGCCATCGTCTACCTGGCGGTGCGTCTGGATGCCCGAACCCTGCAACGGCAGGAGGGTTATGTCAGGGCCATGACCGAAGCCGGTTTGACGCCGGTGACCCTGCGTAGCGAACAGCGGTCGTCGTTCAGCGTCGGGGCCACGCTGTTAAAGCGTATCCTGGCGGACAATCCCAACACCGATGCCATCTTCTGCACCAATGACGACGTCGCCATCGGTGCTTATTTTGAGTGTCAGCGTCAGGGTATTGCGGTGCCACAGGGCATCGCCATTGCCGGATTCCACGGCCACGATGTCGGGCAGGTGATGGTCCCGCGCCTTGCCAGTGTCATTACCCCGCGGGAAGCGGTGGGGCAGCGGGCGGCCCGGGAACTGCTGGCGCGACTGTCCGGTCAGCCCCAGGGCGAAACCTGTATTGATCTGGGCTACCGGATCGAGTGCGGCGGCACTCTTTAA
- a CDS encoding gluconokinase, translated as MMASVPKLVVMGVSGCGKSLVGSLLAQELAVPFFDADSYHSRANVEKMASGIPLTDDDRADWLTDLAELVRQQDAGLVLACSALKRAYRERLRSDNPELRIVYLQGDYQTIWARLSRRQDHYFNGQAMLESQFQLLQEPEPDEGAVTLDVTGRPESLVRQCLAALAPTGEDARG; from the coding sequence ATGATGGCGAGCGTACCGAAACTGGTTGTCATGGGGGTGTCAGGCTGTGGCAAGAGTCTGGTGGGGAGTCTGCTGGCACAGGAGCTGGCGGTTCCCTTCTTTGATGCTGACAGTTACCACAGCCGCGCCAATGTCGAGAAGATGGCCAGTGGCATCCCGCTGACCGATGACGATCGGGCCGACTGGCTGACCGATCTGGCTGAGTTGGTCCGGCAACAGGACGCCGGTCTGGTGCTGGCCTGCTCGGCACTGAAGCGAGCCTATCGCGAGCGCTTGCGGTCCGACAACCCGGAGCTGCGCATCGTCTATCTTCAGGGTGACTACCAGACCATCTGGGCGAGGCTATCGCGGCGTCAGGACCATTACTTCAATGGTCAGGCCATGCTCGAGAGCCAGTTTCAGCTATTGCAGGAGCCCGAGCCGGACGAGGGTGCCGTCACCCTCGATGTCACCGGTCGTCCGGAGAGCCTGGTGCGCCAGTGCCTTGCGGCGCTGGCCCCAACCGGGGAAGATGCCAGGGGCTGA